A genomic window from Candidatus Pelagisphaera phototrophica includes:
- the tsaE gene encoding tRNA (adenosine(37)-N6)-threonylcarbamoyltransferase complex ATPase subunit type 1 TsaE gives MTLLERLKSGIETSSAADTIQLAKELESTFPEESVLTLEGDLGAGKTTFIKGIAIGIGIQDVITSPTFNIFNTYRGPKTLLHMDAYRLEGSPEIIDELMLEDFMAPPYCLAIEWPGNLGQIPWTVTLSLHLSILPTGNHWIRTVC, from the coding sequence ATGACCCTTTTAGAACGCCTTAAATCGGGTATCGAGACCTCCAGTGCCGCTGACACAATTCAGTTGGCAAAAGAACTCGAGTCTACTTTTCCAGAAGAATCCGTACTAACCCTTGAAGGAGACTTAGGGGCGGGTAAAACAACTTTCATAAAAGGGATTGCGATTGGAATAGGTATCCAAGATGTCATCACAAGCCCTACTTTCAACATATTCAATACATACCGTGGCCCGAAGACTCTCCTTCACATGGACGCCTACCGACTGGAAGGGAGTCCTGAAATCATTGATGAACTGATGCTGGAAGACTTTATGGCGCCCCCCTACTGCCTTGCGATTGAATGGCCAGGGAATTTAGGGCAAATCCCCTGGACCGTTACGCTTTCGCTTCACCTTTCAATCCTCCCCACCGGTAACCACTGGATACGCACCGTATGCTAG